The Anticarsia gemmatalis isolate Benzon Research Colony breed Stoneville strain chromosome 12, ilAntGemm2 primary, whole genome shotgun sequence genome segment CGGTTCGCAACTGCtttcgactattgacaaccggctaactaacAAGAAATGTGTGAAAATCATGTCAGCGCCTTCTTAGCggacgccgtaggaactatttttacagtacattttgaatgtcaaactctgaagacagtaccgactgtagagaataacGCTACTGCTTGATAACAACTACACTAGCTATGACAGAAAAATAACGCCTATTcaagcaaaaaaatactttggttACTGTACTGTTTCAAACAGTTATTAACAAGAATGAGTTTGACCCGGTTAATTACTTTGATCCACTTCCGTCTAATTACAAGAGgcaaacatataattatgtgtgttttatttatgtcaatCCATTCAGTTGACCATCATTTAGTGGAACCatcatttaaacttaaatttactTTCTTCTATAGAATTTTCGTGAAATTAAAAAGtagatcaaaaataataatatttttatttaacacataatgaaaaacacatattttaacaCATTTGATAATAATTGAACAATagttttgagtattttttggttttattatattaatataaaataagtttcgacataattttcttatcaaatattttgtcttCCGATAACATACATAAAGCATACTTTGATTGTGCAACTGCCAAAAAAACAACCaccaataactttatttaacaaataaaatcttatgCGTTTTCCTGAATCCAAGGAGTGAATTGAGTAACGCGTACACTGACACCAGGAAACTCAGGATCAGCGCATCCACGACCGAAGGAACAGATGCCGACAACAACACCGTAATGATAGAGAGGTGAGCCAGAGTCACCCCGGCACGTGTCGCGACCGCCGACGTCGAGCCAACCGGCGCACAACATATTGTCGGAAATATTCCTGCCAACGTAACGCTCACGGCATACTTCTTGGTTCACAGTCCAGAGTTGGACATGGCGGAGTTGCTCAGAAGGCGCCCAGGTTGTCATAtcctgttaaataaaataagaaaaacaacttTTACGCACTCtagctaaattattttaaagaaatcgaGCAATCCAGAGGGTATAATAAAACAGGTGGTCATCTCCATAAAAGTCTCttacaatagtaaaataaaaaattgttcaaaaatACACTCACGTAAACACCCCATCCGACAGCCCAGACCTCCTCATTATCAGCCAGGTGGTAATTAGTACCAGCGATGCGAGCTGGTTGAACAGCGTTGTTGATATAAACGAAATGAGTAAGAGAATGCATTATGGCGATGTCAGTTTCTGATGTTCGGAGATCATAATCTGGATGTATTATAATATCCTTGCAAGCATGCAGCACACCTCCAGTCAGGGCGAAGGAAGAGCCTACGCGCATGCGCCAAGCGTGAGGAAAGTTCATGTGCgaactgtaaaatataaaaaaatacatgtccGTTTTGTTTTCCTTAGCAAtataagcattttttataaaaaaaatgccctATTATTATTGGAAAGAGAAATATCGGTGAAAATGCAACTGTAAATTACCTGACACAGTGAGCGGCAGTCAGAATAGCTCTTTGATTCAGAATAGAACCGCCACACATCTGACGGAAGTTGATCTGATTAAAGGCATAGAGTAGAGGGGTTGCTTCAGGATAGTTATCAATAGTAGTTATAGAACCACCGATGATCTTAGGGTCACGGATTCTTGGAACGCCTGCTGCAAGCCCAAAAAGTGATAATTagtatacactagctgacccgcgcaacttcgcttgcgtcacttaagagaatgggtcaaaattttccccgtttttgtaacatttttcgttgctactcagctcctaatgaccgtagcgtgatgttatatagcctatagccttcctcgataaatgggctatctaacactgaatttttcaaatcggttgagtagttcctgagattagcgcgttcaaacaaacagactcttcagctttataatattagtatagataaagtacaccattttcaaaaatgttatttgagttattattttagCAGTTGCAGAATGCTGCAAAATATCTTGTATGCAAATATTTCGTGCtgtaaaacacttattttaaattaaagatcgtaaaatatattttaattaacaacagccATTTGTGTGGTAAAAGCAGGTGTGAAAgtcaaagataaaattataaagatacCTGAAACAGCGGCCACACAGAGCGCTAACAAAGCGGTCGCACGCATTTTTCTTTCCGCTCTATCAAAAGtactaattaaaaatcatttaataggATCTATTAGTACCGTTTCCATTTAAGCCTTTATTCGTTATCTTATCCAAAAGACaagataatattgtaattactgTCTTATACTTGACAACTTGCTTCATCAATCTTTCacgataataaaatacaatagttataatcctaataatattgtatataaaagtttgtatgtttgttaatcaaGTGAATAAACACAGTATACTTGCACAGTATAATTGCAATCGATAAGGTGTACTTTATTTGTAGTAATTGGGAATATACCTACCCAAATATGCTATTTAATTGACTAATAGGAACCTTCGTAGATATAATTCAATGTCTATCTTCTACTATTGTATTGGAATTAATTCCTAAGTCTGTGCTGTTAAAATCTTTGCAAGATATAGAATTATACCGGTATATTAGAACCCTGTACACGTAGGATACATTTGTGAAAATTGTCAGGTGTGTGCAAGAAACAAGTGAGCCAGAAATAATGCATGCGCCGTTTGTTCACACTCGAGCAGTGCTCTTTACGAAATTAATTCCCCTACGTGTCACCCGCTACCAATTGAATGTAGAAACAAAATTGTAACAAGGGCACTGAACGTGGGATTGAGCTCACAGATTCACCTCTAGtggttatatttattgttattggttCCCGATTGCGCGCGAGCCGTCGTCTAAATCAAATTAGGAGTCCGGCGCAGTCctaaacaaatttcaattttcaatt includes the following:
- the LOC142977211 gene encoding trypsin CFT-1-like, whose protein sequence is MRATALLALCVAAVSAGVPRIRDPKIIGGSITTIDNYPEATPLLYAFNQINFRQMCGGSILNQRAILTAAHCVSSHMNFPHAWRMRVGSSFALTGGVLHACKDIIIHPDYDLRTSETDIAIMHSLTHFVYINNAVQPARIAGTNYHLADNEEVWAVGWGVYDMTTWAPSEQLRHVQLWTVNQEVCRERYVGRNISDNMLCAGWLDVGGRDTCRGDSGSPLYHYGVVVGICSFGRGCADPEFPGVSVRVTQFTPWIQENA